In Pectinophora gossypiella chromosome 8, ilPecGoss1.1, whole genome shotgun sequence, the DNA window AGACCATGAATGAAAGGGCAatttttttcaaacattttcgtaaacaaaatagaaaaaatgaaTTGATCGGGATACATATTGATTGGTGTCGTTATTAGTTAATAAATTCTTTTCATCTAGTTGACTTTTGCGTAATTAATATGGAAACTGTTTTAAATTTGAACgatgttatatttaattattattttttaatcggAGGCTTTTTCTTGAGTTATTTAATTTACCGAATCGTTCATACACTTTTGTGTGATAATAGTTTCATGCAGACGAAATTTAGGTCTCGTCGACACACCTGGAGGAGTATTCAGTGTAATAAATCGATACCTTACAATATTTACGTGAGTCGAAACCAAGTAGTAGTTTtcgtaatattttgtaaatgctTTATCAACTATCATCACTTCATGTAATCGTGCTTTGCAAGGCATATTtggataaatattttaatttatatacataCGCAAAAATCTCGTATTTTTAAAAAGGGAGTGCTTATAGCTATTATTCTGAGGCCGATAGTAATGAcggtattaattattataaatgtaattttatttaataaaatttggtTCTAGTGTACAATTTGTGGAAAGCTTATGTTGCCACTGGTGGGATTATTTTGTGAATGCTGTGCAGCAAGTGCTTGCAAAAGTTGCCATCGCATCCTGAACAAGAAACTGAGATGCAAGGCTATATCTTGGCCTAGTGACCGACCCTTCACTCATCAGTGGGTTAATGGTTTGTTCTATTATTTAAAGTAATGTGAAATCATATTGTGCATGTTTTTCTGAATCCTGCAATCTTTGCACCAAAATGCATGATCATCTTGTTATCCTTAATTACAGTCGGCACAACTCAAGTAGAAAATACTGGTCATGGGGAGGATGGCATTAAGAGATTTTTCTGTTCATGGTGCCAGAGAATCAAGATGAGTAGTGACACTGCTTTGAATAACACAGAGGTAAGTTCTGCACACATCATTTCAAATTTAAACATTCTTTTGCTTCTAAATTTAATGTAACTTTTTTCCTTACAGCAATGTGATTTTCAAAAGTACCGCAATATTATAATTCCACCATACTGTGTACAAACAGAAAAAGGATCTGTAACTCATATAAAAAATTTGCCTGATGATGATTGGGAGCCGCTTTTTGTTTTTGGTATGTCAGTGTTTCATGTCACAAAGTGTTTCCTAGTAGAACATAAATATTGTAGCTGCTATCAATTTTGTCGTGTTTTTGCGGCGATCTTGAGGTCAACGGCCAAACTCCATTTACAAATAAAACTTGAATAATTCTGACCATTTGTATGTAAGTGTGTTACAGCCTAATCAACTGTCATTACCATACAATGAATGAGCTTTTAAATGAATGTTTTGAACTTTTTTCAGCAAATCGCAAGTCAGGCAGCAATAGGAGCGATGAAGTACTGTCTTTATTCAGAGGCTTGCTTAATCCAATACAGgtaaattcaatttaaatagaGTATGGTGAATGAGGGAGAAGAAAGTCAATAAAAAACCATTCTACATGTCACTTATTGAGTAAAATGCTGTAGGTATGTTTGTATTTCGAAACCTCAGACCATTAGTATTTAATGTTGTAGGTGGTAGACTTGAGTTCCACGACACCAGAGAGCGTGGTGCGATGGCTGCCGCCGCGGTGTCGTATCTTGGCCGCGGGTGGCGACGGAACTGTGGCCTGGATTCTTAATTCTTTAGATACGGCACCCAATGTCAGAGTAAGTAGAGGCTCTTACATTAATCTGTTATTTCTTTGAACTGTAAGTTGCAAATGTTCCTAGTTTTGTATTCGCTAATATATAACTGTCGCGAATCGTCTCGCAGAGCCTTGTAAGCTTCGATTTCCGATTGTAGAATCCTTCTTGAATAGTCTGTTTACAAGACCCTATTTTGCTGTGTGAGTAATAAATGTTACGCGTATCCTAATACTAAAACTAGTAATACTTATTGAAGTTATTAAAATGTCTAGAGATTTTAAATAGATCTTTTGCAGCATTGTTTATGAggttttgtttatgattataGGCGGCCGTCGCGATTCTACCCATGGGTACAGGCAACGACCTATCGCGTGTGCTAGGTTGGGGCGGTTCTTGTGACTCCCTGCTCGACGCGCATTCCATCATACAACGCGTCAGACAAGCCGGGGAAGAATACATAGACCGGTATGAAAACATGTAAACTGATGATGGTGTGATGAAACCTAAAATATATTCCATTCATCATTAGTCTTACACCCTGTGAAGAATCAAGTTCATGCATGTtagagatagatagatacagATTCGAgtcgcccgtaattcctaataggATGGGGAGAGCCACAAGCCACCACAGGacgacatacaaatatatttattgttgaaGTCCTAAGGAACCGTACGGAGAAAGGTTATCAACCTATTTATCGCCCATACAGAAGTACGTACTACGTGTAGCATGTTGGAGAGGAAGTTCTTTCAAACAGCCCTTAACACAATCACTTCATTCTCACTATTATTTTTAAGGTAAAATCCACTATCTTCAGGTGGAAAATAACCATAAAGCCGAAGCGTAGCCGGCTGCGTCCGCGCGGTGACCGCGTCGTGTACGCATACAACTACGCGAGCATTGGCGTAGACGCACAAGTGGCGCTCGACTTTCACTACGCAAGGCGACAGTTCCTCTTCCAGTACGCAAACCGGACGCTTAATTACGTAAGGATTTCAGGCCTttctttaagtaataaaatggaGCTTCTCTTGCGTTTTTGAATAACATTCTGTGCTAAATTGTAGTGTTTGGCATCATTCTTGTTCAATGAtaatgattgtttttttattattatttacaactgCCTATTGATAGCACATACAATGTACTGAGTTAACAAGACTACTAACCACTCTGACGAGTTGTCTAAGTTAAATCGCGTTTAGGGTGCTGATGGGGCTGCCGCGGCGATTCAGCGCGTCAGGGATGTTCGCTGAGGCGCGGGTCGACTGCTTTTACACCACAATGCGTAAACGATGCACATTACTGACTCGTAGGATCCGCgccagccccaacagtatcctgagcatgattgtaagttggctggactgtccgtacatgactcattgctctatgagtcacttgtacaggagcagtaaataaatgtcttatttttattgtgtatgtgtgtgtattgtgtatctatgtaatactaatattagtgagtaagaaatcattgttactaacaacctgggtccaagttacccgtaataaaaaatattttattattatttattttatttaaatcgctCGAGATATTATGAACGTTAGATGTGTGTACGGTGTCTGTTGTATGCAGATCGCGTACGTGTTCCTGGGCGCGGGCCGTGCGCTGGACGACGGCGGGTGCGGCGGGCTGGAGCAGCGGCTGCGCGTGACGCTGGACGGCAGCGAGCTGGCGCTGCCGCCGCTGCAGGCGCTTGTGGCGCTCAACATACCCTCCTGGGGCGCCGGTGTCGACCTTTGGAGTATGTGTATTGTTTACTATAAGTACATTCAGGTCAATATTTCAGTCTATATCGCACAAGGTTTTTTATACTGTTTCCATAGAGCAACATGTATCTCCGGCGAACCGGAGGGCGTAACTCATGCGTATTTTTCCGATACATGCCCACGCGGACTAATACTTTGGCAGAAGGGAACGCCTCACCTCAGCTGTGTTGCTCTAAGGCCGTTTTTCATATACCTATCTAGGTCCATcgttaatattatgttttatgacttttatatttttgcttCAGGTATGGGAAGCGAAGATGACGTCGGTGAACAGAGTATAAGCGACGGCAAACTTGAGGTACAACTTATGGCTCGTATTTTAAAGATGTCTCCTTTCAAATCGGTACGTTATCGGTGAATCGTGTATTTGCAGATCGTCGGTATTTCGTCATCGTTCCACATAGCCAGACTTCAGTGCGGCTTAGCCAAACCCTATCGATTCGCACAAGCTTCAAAAGTTAAAGTAAGTTTAGAATAGAATGATAATGATGTTAAGTAAAAAATCATACATTCAGTGCCAAACAAGTgatccttcgagccggataatGACGTGTTTAAGCAAGGGTCCCGATGCGCTTCGAGTCGTGTGATATCCAAACAATGAACTTTTGAAGGaattttccaggctatgttcctcaaaaacaggatagatggcgctgtaaagattttccttcgttgtGTAATTCATGAATAACAGCAATAAATgcaccttttatctttgttttaggtATAATTGATGAccctatttttattacatttgaaTACACGTTAGATGACCTACATATAATTTTAGGGAAACGCCGTAATAACCTATTCTAATTTAATAGAATTAcaatggtattttttttaaataaatgtaaccTAACCCTAATATTATGGAACGACGCGATATCGAATAGCGCTGCGAGAAAGCTTGCTTACGCGTGCCGCGGCGACTGAACTTAAGTaaaaccagcgggcttagcaccgtaagaaCGCGACTCTTACTCGTGCAGTACTGTgggagagtgacgggtgatgtatgtcgaggcaagaaagagtcgcgcgcttacggtgctaagcccgcaggggTCCTTCGGTGACCGCTTGTCGCTTTACAGATCGAGATGGAGGGTTCGTGCGCGATGCAAGTGGACGGCGAGCCGTGGATGCAGGGGCCCGCCACCATCTGCATGGAGTCCGCGCACCGCCGTCTCGTGCTGCGCCCGCAGCAGGACCACGAGTGACCTACTACACGCCCAACTTCACAGGACGCAGATACCAGCATGGAACTCCTACTAGTCGCAAAGCCTTACCGTACTGTAAGAAACTAAAGAGCGCTCTTGTAACGTTTAAAATTGCGGAGGTTCACTTTTCTACACATTCGGACTCGATAAGGtaggttttttttgtatttgtgactgaaaattattaataaatattgacaAGATTATAGGTCTCGTTTAGATACGCGCGTTTTCACGAACTTACGATAGATAatagagtatttttttatagaacaGAAAACAGTTGGCCATTGTTTAATACATTTACTCTTTCCTAAAATATAGCGCGTAGATTGTGGCGCGTATAGCCGTTGCATCTTTTAACTCGTAATAAGTGTCCACTTGTAGTTTTCACTGAATATATTATAGCGGATATGTATGCGTCTATACACGCGTCTTTTAATCTattgtgtaaataaaattacaaagtttTAAAGTTGATTATTGAAAAAGGAACGCCTTAGAttgatataaaatgttattgtcaTAAATTATTGATGTTAGTGTTTAATGTGCTAGTTTTTGATTAGCACGGTATTGAGTGCTAATTGGCTTTCTAATGCCACGATGGTCACTATTTCTTTATACCGTTTCGTTCTTTATACATTCCGATTTGTGAAAAATGCGACTtctgaattatttattcaatggTTTGAGTAATCTCTATTCTACGTCGGACTgaaacatattgttttgaaaTGCGATATTGTTTTTGAAATTCAGTGTACTCGTAAATACATGTGTGCACTGCAAAGTGATTTTAGTTGTAAAATAAagcattattttaaaaaaataaggaattttattatttgcatAACTAAATATTTGATTCGAGCTTACTAAAATCTCCAAGGATAGGAAAGaaaatacgtaaaataaaagatataaaaataaagaaatgtgtATATGTAAAGAAGGCGGTGAATAAATAaaggaagaaaaaagaaatataccaAAGAAATGACAAAGACAACACTATTAACTTGTGAGACGGTATCCCGAACAGAGTCGTACGTAATAGAGGCTACGGAGTGTACATACAATATGCATATGTAGGTATTATCTGGAAGGTACGCAGACAGGGAATCGTTATGTCGTATTATATCATTGGTTACAGCGCAACATGTAACTCTTCGCTTCTGCCAATTTTAGCGAGATATTTCCATAGCTAAGTAGACACATTTAACGTTAATATTAGTCCACTATTTTACAAAGGTTCCCTTTTAATCATGCCGAAATGTAACTTCAGTTGTTCTaggaaaataaaagttaaaaccGTTTGTGGCGCAAGCCTCACGAAAGCTGGAACGTATCCTTTATAGAAAGCCAAAGGTCCTTCCTTGGcagtgtttaaaaaaatatttacgatgCCGCCCGCCTCTCCGCGTTGAGCATTCATTGCTCTTGTCTTCAGGACGTCTAATGGTTGAGTCAGTGTGGTAGCGATGGCGCCCTAGAAATTGATTTTCGTTAGCCATATGCAAATTTAAGAAATATtgaataataagtacctaagtaggcACTAAGTACTAAGACACCTCGCGTCAAGAGAGTTAAGTATAatttacctatattattattattcgtagCCTACACCATCCCACTTCAGGGCAAAGACCTCTCTCCCTTTCTACTCCTCCCGATCTAGGGCTTTCTCTTTTCAAGACGTCAAGTATGCGTCCAACTCGTCATTTACCCATATGGAGCTGGAGATCCACTTACTGACTGTCATACTCACTGACTGATTGCCTAGAAGGAGCGTCTGTGGGTAAAAGTTAtgtatggggggggggggggggggtgatcGGGACGTCAcggtgagtatggaaatacttcccaatcatcgaaaactgctccgcatcagggagacaccctactgTTTGGCAAATGGAAAAACTATAGAACCTAGGTATTTTTTTTGCCACAACTTATTAAACCTTGGGCTATTCAAAATGTTCTATATTTCCTTAACCGTTAAGAGCTAGGGCGATCATTTTCGACCAAGTACAGAACacgcgaagctgctttagccGCGAACGCATCACG includes these proteins:
- the LOC126369035 gene encoding diacylglycerol kinase epsilon, giving the protein METVLNLNDVIFNYYFLIGGFFLSYLIYRIVHTLLCDNSFMQTKFRSRRHTWRSIQCNKSIPYNIYCTICGKLMLPLVGLFCECCAASACKSCHRILNKKLRCKAISWPSDRPFTHQWVNVGTTQVENTGHGEDGIKRFFCSWCQRIKMSSDTALNNTEQCDFQKYRNIIIPPYCVQTEKGSVTHIKNLPDDDWEPLFVFANRKSGSNRSDEVLSLFRGLLNPIQVVDLSSTTPESVVRWLPPRCRILAAGGDGTVAWILNSLDTAPNVRAAVAILPMGTGNDLSRVLGWGGSCDSLLDAHSIIQRVRQAGEEYIDRWKITIKPKRSRLRPRGDRVVYAYNYASIGVDAQVALDFHYARRQFLFQYANRTLNYIAYVFLGAGRALDDGGCGGLEQRLRVTLDGSELALPPLQALVALNIPSWGAGVDLWSMGSEDDVGEQSISDGKLEIVGISSSFHIARLQCGLAKPYRFAQASKVKIEMEGSCAMQVDGEPWMQGPATICMESAHRRLVLRPQQDHE